One Gossypium arboreum isolate Shixiya-1 chromosome 13, ASM2569848v2, whole genome shotgun sequence genomic window, TTAAAATTGAAAATTGCTTACCCCTACATTGCACAACCTCAAAGTGCTCTATTAACCCACATTAACAAACTCCAAATTCAAAGATCAAATTGAAAAGAATTGTCACTTTCCAAGATCACCGTAAACCTTTCGAGATATGACATAACTTCAAAGTGCCACATCAACCTACCTTTACGGAATTCAAATTTTGAGATTAAAATTGAGGAAATTTATCAAGTTCCGGGACTAATGTGAACCCTACGAACTGGCCCAAAGAAAAATAACACGGATTTAAAAAGTAAGCTTCATATTTTCCAGAAAAAGCAAAGAGAGGTGCATCAGTCTTGTTTTCCAACttttacacaaaaaaaaaaaaaaatgaatctcCCCCACTATTCTTTTCACATATATAATGATCAtgataacaacaataataatgtaatgactggctgaaattttttttttgggggagggGGGGAATGGACAAGAAATTACCCGGCTGGAAGGACGCGGCACTAACAACTCGTTAGCCTCCGCTCCAGCCTAATTCGAGTCAGTCCTAACTGCTCTTTCTGTAGCCCTAGCATTTGATAATTGCGGTTGGGAAACATGGCCATGTACAAAATGTATATAATCTGTGTGTGAAACCAAGATTGGGAACCGAAGGATCAAGAAAAAGCAGACCAAAGAATTCACAGTCAAAAATTGAGGAGCGTCATCAATTTATCTACGGTTTCGGGGTAGAATTTTCTTGCGAATAGGTAACACGGTCGCTTGATACCATTCCAGAGACAAGGTTGTACCAATCGTTCACTCTGCGGGAGGAAAAAGAAAACCAGACAAATATAACTGAGTTAAGAATCTCGCAATTTTACTAGTTGTTGTAGTATGAGAATGTGCTTGAAATGTATACCTTAGCCTCACTTGTTACATGGATACTCAAGTCTATTGACTGCAAAAAAATATAATGCAAAACTCATCAGAACCCAAATTCATACAAAGGAACTAAAACCTTCTCAAGTGTATCGGTTAAAACATGAGGCGGTGAGTTGTTAAACAGCAAGTGGTTACTTAAAAATAAAGCGACAAACGAGTTACCGTAATGTTGTTCAGAAGATCCTCAGTAACATCTTGAGCCTTATATGATTTAGGGTGCCACTTTCTCTCAGACCAATCAACATGTGTTACCGACCAGTTGGCAATACCACCAGGATCAATCATCTGATGGCACAaaaattgggaaaaaaaaaagggaattagAAGAAGCTAAAGTGAAGAGTAGAAAACATGATCCAGATTGTGATTCTCACATTGAAAAAGGTTGGCAGGTAATGCTCATCTGCAATGCAATTTTTGCCGTCGAAACCTGGCTGTAATAATCAATATTATGGATGAAAACAAGTCAGCACCATAAAATTTGTGCGCTAATTCTATATGTTACTTCGATTTTCTACAGATTATAGTTACCGGATACTTAAATCATAATACGCATCCCAATGATGAATTCATTCATTTCACTATTAAAAAAGATATAACCATAATCAAGCTGAAGTGCGCCGAAACGCTACAAAGCTGAAGCTCAACTCCAAACTCAAGGCTCAAAGCGTGGCTAAAGCTGGATtgagattcttttttttttttcagatcaAGCATGGATAAAGAAGTCAAGCTACTAGAGCTAGGTTGATTATAATTCAGCCCTTGTCATACAGTAcaagaaactaaagaaaacccAGAAAACTATCAGTCTAAGCCTAAACAGGTGAAGTTTATGCAGAAACTAACATCTAACCTGATCTTAAATTTATGCAAATCCAGGGTTCGTAAAAAGCTTTACTTTCCAAAGAAGTGCTTATTTTATCTTAGTTCACAGGCAAGCCATTTACATCTAGAAATGTTGTCTCTTTGTGCTAACACAACAGTTAAATAGAAAGAGGCAGATAAACATCGATTGCACAACTTGAAACCAGCCTCACTGAACAGAAGTAGTGAGAATACAGAAACACCTATTATATCCCTAAAAAGGCTCTACATATTTTATTGAACGATATTCATCACTCTATTTAACTATATTGAAACATATCTTGACTGAATTGGAAAGGGGCAACGGGGTCAGAGGAATGAAGGGAGAGATCAGGAAAATAGAAATCAAGTATACTTTCCACTTTCACTGATATACTTCAAAAGGTACATAAGGCTTGTGACAAACCAGAGTTGGTAGGCTACTTTTCAATATTACTTTCGGGAATGATGAGAGTGGAAAATTCGCCAACTACCTCATCCATAAATCAAAGGAAGTTGTAAATTCAAAACAAAGCATATTAGGGTAAATCGAACTACAATTTAAAATCAAATTCACCTTGCAGTAATCCCGGAACCTTGAGTAGTAAAGACTGTCAGCCATAACTATCAGAGCATGCTGTCGCCTCATTGAGAACCACTGCAcgaaattcactcatttattgCCACAACAAGACACtaaataagttggtttaaagaggTGATGCTGAGAGACTTTGTAGCTGGGCAGGAGTGAACATTCAAAATGAAAATGCAATATGCATCAACTATGGGGAAGGGGGATCAAATTTGACAAAATATAGGACACCAGCAGAGACACATGGCCTTCATACTGTCAATAAAGTTTAGTGAGACAAGGTTCATTAAGATGTCCCAGCTACAGATTTACCATTTAGATTGACCTATTGTAATGTATATTTACCTAAATAATAATGTCCTCTATATTATATCAATTCAGACATACCTGTGCACCCTTTCTGAAGTCTTTCTTTTCTACTTCAGGTAACATGTGTTCTGAATATCTTCCATTTCCATGCGGTCCAGGATCCAAAAAGCTGGTGAAAAAGAGAGGTAGGGGAGACATATCAGACAAGGAAAAACAGTTCCCTAAATGCCTCCTATTCACTCTTAAGATTTCACTTACCAGTCAACAAAACTCATGTTAGCATGCATCAGATAGTTGTAGATATAGTCAAAATTATGCAATGGAACACAgctgcaaaattacaattttgtgtAAGTCTAAAAGAAATCCTTTGAGGTGGGAGAAAAAAGGGTCTCAGGGGGACATGATGAAACTATAGTTACCTCTCAGAAAGTAACACAAAATGTTGGTTATCAGTATCTTGTAGAGCATGAGCCAATAGTCGTTTCTCTGCATCAACCATAGAGATCTTTCCCCATACAACCTGCAAATTCAGTAAATCCAAGGATTACTAGTCATCAAGTTGTGCACTACAGTGCCACTATTAAATATGATAGCAGCATATCAAAATGTCACAATCAGTTCGACTACAACACAATGGATAAGAAAACTTAAAGCAATAATCATGTCAATAAAAGTAGATGAATTACCATAAAATAATAGTTGTAATTGGTGAATAGCCTCTTAAGATTACAAAGTTTGAccagaattttgaaataaaaaacaaCAAACATGCACATACCTAACAGCTAACTGCACAAGAATCGTGTCTAGTAGTTGGGTGTAAAATGATGCTGTATCTAAAATGCTGTATGCATTCCAAGAGATTTTCCCAAACTAAAAACAAAGCTGGACAGTAAATTATGACAGGACTCGACAAACTCTTGATATTGCAGACAAGGAAAGATACAGGGCAGTCTACCCTTTTCCCTCCGATATACTGAAATTAAGTTGTTGCCTATCAGGTTTCCTGCTGGAGCCATTTTCAGGTCCACAGCGGATGAATCACTGTTTTTTCTAATGACAATAGTAAAATAAGGACACTTTGCATGTACAACCAAAATGCAGAAGCATGGAATGATAATTCCAATATAACATCATATCgaaggaaaaatgaaagaaagagatAAACAGCAACCTAACAGCAAATTAATCTAAGACATTTACCTCATCACTGCGAATGTCCCGATTAAGAAAGTAGCGGCTCACATGAACTGGTTTTCCTTTTGATGCATGGACATAAACAGAAAATTTTCCCTCATGCCCCTGCCAGAAAAATGAGCGAACATTTAACAAATATACAGAGTTAATAACATCTTGAAAGAAACTAAAAGCCACAAAtgcagaaaaaataaaaattattgcaATGCCTTTCCAAGAACTCAACAAAAAAGTGTGTAGTAAACAGACAGTCAAACATAACTAAAATTTTATAGACAGAGACATCCTGATGCATACAACGCAATGGAAATGGAATTGCCAAGTTCCATCTCCACCACAGCAAATGTATCAAGTCAAAATAAGCCAGATTGATATCACTATACCTTCACCACATACAACCCATCTTTGCAACCACAATCAACAAAGAAAATGATGTTCACTAGAATGAAATACATGACTCATTTATAGAAGACAATTCACTGACATAAAAACCACTATGATGACCAGCCTGAATTACTTTATTAGAATCAAACAAAAGAGAAAATGTGCTATTTGGTTCACAGATAGGCTTCATATAACCAGATGCTTTTGAATCTATACCAACAAATGttcattaaaaaataaacaaatactcCTACAAATTAGTTCAGAAAAGAAAATCTAACACAAAACAGGCAGGGTACTTAAGGCCAACAGCCAAAATGTGATTCTTTCTTAGTAAACATCTCCTACATGGCAGATTTTGTGTATAACCTTGAAAGAATTTCTTCAATATATCAGTTCATGAAAGCCAGGTTCAAGAGTAATAATCATGATACTAAATGGGTTAATAAAATAACTTACACGGAAGAACATATCCCAAAGCTTCTCGAAAGGAAGTGAACTTGGAGTTAAGAACATGAACGCGATTTTCGGATTTTTAGATTGGACAGGAGGATTACTCAAAATATCTCTAATCACAACCTGTGATGCAATCTCCTCATCGCTTAATTCCCTTGTCGGCGAAGGTGGAAGCCAATTAGTAAGGACCTTGCAACCTCTTGAAGAAAATACATAACAAGCAGCACTGCCTTGTGGTGGATAGATATAAGCACAAACTAGGAAAAGGCAAACTAATGAAACCAGAGAAATAATCCATATCGGCCTCTTCAAAGGAGGGCGGTGGCGAGACCCAGGCAAGATTTGCATATCACCCATGCTGCCTAGTCGCCACGCCTGCGCTCCCTTCATCTAGTACAAACACCACAATTTTATATTCATGCAATTCTCTTCTTCCCCAAATTATAAAAGCCGCAAATTCGGAAACGAACACAGATTCTCCGATCAGTCAATGTAAGGTGatctgcaaaaggaaaaccaaaaGGCAAACCATTAGAATACTAAGATCGTCGAGACCAAAAAACAAAACATAGTCAAAGACATCAGTTTAGATTACCAAGTACAACAAAATTCAATCAAATACTAAACCCTAAAACTTCAGGTAATGGAATTATAGTTAAAATAATCttttaagaaagaaagaaaacccGCAAATCAAGCTTGTGCTCTACTTCTTTACGCATTtcgaaataattttttaaaaataataataatacaaatttaCCCTTTCTTTTAAATCAAATCGCTTGAGAGCAACAATTATTCAACCAGTTAAGCACAAATATCATAAATTCAAGAAATAAATGCAAAGTTCTGGATTCGCGTAACTACTAAAACCAAATACACGGTCAGCTTCCTTTCAACAATttctatgtaaaaaaaaaaaagaagcagcaGAAACGTGTTGCAatttgccaaaaaaaaaaagtcaacccAAATCGACGACCTCGCTTGTCTCCAGTCTACCAAAAGCCCAAGACTAATTCAAATCtaacccaaaaaataaaaataaaaactaaacatTTTCACACTCAATTTCCTTCCTCAAGTCAATACCATCCTCCCCATCATAAAGAACTAAATCACGCCTTTCTTTAAACAAAAAACAGCAACACGAAGCAGCAAAGTTAAACAAATCAAGAAGCGAGTTTACCTGAAGAATGGAGTTGatcaaaagaaaaagtgaagggaAATCTTTAAAATCTTTCAGGATATTTCGAAGATgcaaaaagaaaacccaaaaataaagacTAAGATCTAGGGCAGGCCGAGCATGAACtaagaaacaaagaaacagatTTGTATtggattatatttatatataaaaatatatataaaaaaatagagagagagatTAATCTCTGTAAATTGAGGTTTTTTGATTCTTGAAAATGGATTTCGTTTATGTATTTTGTTTGTGGAttctttgattttgattttttttcctttttaggttttattttattttattttattcttatagaTGTTGTTTCTAAGGGAGGGGAAGAACGGGGTCAAAGAAGCAGTAGGCGGGTTagaattttcatttttcttttttattaaagGCTTTACTACAAATTTGAGCCTTAAACTata contains:
- the LOC108482963 gene encoding glycosyltransferase BC10-like; translated protein: MKGAQAWRLGSMGDMQILPGSRHRPPLKRPIWIISLVSLVCLFLVCAYIYPPQGSAACYVFSSRGCKVLTNWLPPSPTRELSDEEIASQVVIRDILSNPPVQSKNPKIAFMFLTPSSLPFEKLWDMFFRGHEGKFSVYVHASKGKPVHVSRYFLNRDIRSDEVVWGKISMVDAEKRLLAHALQDTDNQHFVLLSESCVPLHNFDYIYNYLMHANMSFVDCFLDPGPHGNGRYSEHMLPEVEKKDFRKGAQWFSMRRQHALIVMADSLYYSRFRDYCKPGFDGKNCIADEHYLPTFFNMIDPGGIANWSVTHVDWSERKWHPKSYKAQDVTEDLLNNITSIDLSIHVTSEAKSERLVQPCLWNGIKRPCYLFARKFYPETVDKLMTLLNF